One window of Microcoleus vaginatus PCC 9802 genomic DNA carries:
- a CDS encoding DUF4079 domain-containing protein: MEFKDFLALLHPILAVAIVFPMLGIVLNMGWQTMQRRKQIAIDTKSKIPPVVGPEHVKAGRILSGSVVGVTLLGLAYPIFEHIWSKDVWSKNSFQVIFIVLMFVATVGSLVMLYRATPALWRGIFATLTGTGLVILGTQEGVYRRTNEWYWSHYYIGITAALIMVFSLAIIEDIYKDRSNRWRTIHVILSSIAVLLFLGGGMTGSRDLLEIPLNWQKPYIYSCDFTNKTCPKP; the protein is encoded by the coding sequence ATGGAATTTAAAGATTTTCTGGCTTTGCTGCATCCTATTTTAGCTGTAGCGATTGTTTTTCCTATGCTTGGTATTGTTCTCAATATGGGGTGGCAAACCATGCAGCGTCGCAAGCAAATTGCGATCGACACCAAGAGCAAAATTCCACCTGTAGTCGGTCCCGAACACGTCAAAGCAGGTCGCATCCTGTCAGGTTCGGTGGTAGGAGTGACGTTGTTGGGTCTAGCCTACCCGATTTTTGAGCATATTTGGAGCAAGGATGTTTGGAGCAAAAACTCCTTTCAGGTCATTTTCATTGTGCTGATGTTTGTTGCAACTGTCGGCTCTTTGGTCATGCTATATCGAGCGACACCCGCTTTATGGCGCGGCATATTTGCGACCCTAACAGGTACTGGTTTGGTGATTCTTGGCACTCAAGAGGGCGTTTATCGGCGAACCAATGAATGGTATTGGTCTCACTACTACATTGGCATCACCGCTGCGCTAATTATGGTTTTTTCCCTTGCCATCATTGAAGACATTTACAAAGACCGCTCAAATCGCTGGCGCACTATCCATGTCATCTTGAGCTCGATCGCCGTGCTGCTCTTTCTGGGAGGGGGAATGACCGGAAGCAGGGATTTATTAGAAATTCCTCTGAACTGGCAGAAACCCTATATTTATAGCTGTGATTTCACCAATAAGACCTGTCCAAAGCCGTGA
- a CDS encoding NAD-dependent epimerase/dehydratase family protein translates to MTEKNTAQWDAGRFLKTLAYFGVIPFIGSMSWLQQLFASSSNSKKDQPKLVLVAGATGGLGKRVVKRLQQRGYRVRALVRDTKRATEILGQNVELVEGDITLPETLTPLVTEGIEAVICCTGTKVQPIEGDTPTREKYYQGIKFYMPEVVDVPEIVEYKGINNLVQAVRRQLIQAGEKTIFDFTKPSQDLKETWGALDDIVMGGTSESSIRLTDNTAIFTGNVSTANSGGFASVRTRNFDTPLNLAGFSGLQLRVKGDGKRYKLIVRNEAKWDGIGYCYSFDTVYNIWITVTVPFDELIPVFRAKTVKDGSKFDASSIFSFQLMLSKFEYDGGLNPKFTPGIFQLELESLKADGGQTLPRFVMVSSAGVTRPGRPGINLEEEPPAVRMNDMLGGILTWKLKGEDCVRSSRIPYTIVRPCALTEEPGGKALIFEQGDNIRGKVSREDIAELCVEALAQPQACNVTFEVKEGENGSSPGDWQALFSGVK, encoded by the coding sequence GTGACTGAAAAAAATACCGCCCAATGGGATGCCGGCAGGTTTCTCAAAACCTTGGCTTATTTCGGCGTCATTCCCTTCATTGGCAGCATGAGCTGGCTGCAACAACTCTTTGCAAGCAGCAGCAACAGTAAAAAAGACCAACCCAAACTGGTACTGGTAGCCGGTGCTACCGGCGGCCTCGGGAAGCGAGTTGTCAAGCGGCTGCAACAGCGGGGATATAGAGTGCGAGCCCTCGTCAGAGATACCAAAAGAGCGACAGAAATTCTCGGTCAAAATGTCGAATTAGTCGAAGGAGATATCACTCTCCCAGAAACCCTAACACCGCTAGTAACCGAGGGCATAGAAGCAGTTATCTGCTGCACCGGCACTAAAGTTCAACCGATAGAAGGAGACACCCCAACCAGGGAAAAATACTATCAAGGCATCAAATTTTATATGCCGGAAGTGGTCGATGTTCCCGAAATCGTGGAATACAAAGGCATCAATAATTTAGTGCAAGCTGTTCGCCGCCAGCTAATTCAAGCAGGCGAAAAAACAATTTTTGACTTCACAAAACCCAGCCAAGATTTAAAAGAAACTTGGGGTGCGCTCGACGACATCGTGATGGGTGGCACCAGCGAAAGTTCGATCCGGCTGACAGACAATACAGCTATATTCACAGGCAATGTTTCTACTGCCAACTCGGGCGGCTTTGCTTCGGTGCGTACCCGCAACTTCGATACTCCGCTCAATCTCGCAGGATTTAGCGGCCTCCAACTGCGTGTCAAAGGCGACGGCAAGCGCTACAAATTGATTGTTCGCAACGAAGCTAAATGGGATGGAATTGGCTATTGCTATTCGTTTGATACTGTTTACAATATCTGGATTACTGTCACCGTTCCCTTTGATGAGTTAATCCCAGTATTCCGCGCGAAAACTGTTAAGGATGGCTCTAAATTTGATGCCAGCAGTATTTTTTCTTTTCAGTTAATGTTGAGCAAGTTTGAATATGACGGCGGGCTCAACCCGAAATTTACACCGGGTATTTTTCAACTGGAGTTAGAATCTCTTAAAGCTGATGGGGGACAGACTTTGCCGCGATTTGTGATGGTGAGTTCGGCAGGAGTTACCCGCCCGGGCCGCCCGGGAATTAACTTGGAAGAAGAACCGCCGGCAGTCAGGATGAATGATATGTTGGGGGGGATTTTGACTTGGAAGTTGAAAGGGGAAGATTGTGTGCGATCGAGCCGCATACCTTATACTATTGTCAGACCCTGCGCTTTGACTGAAGAACCGGGAGGCAAAGCTTTAATATTTGAGCAAGGAGACAATATTAGGGGCAAAGTCAGTCGGGAAGATATTGCAGAATTGTGCGTGGAGGCTTTGGCACAACCTCAAGCTTGCAACGTTACTTTTGAGGTGAAAGAGGGGGAAAATGGCAGTTCTCCCGGAGACTGGCAGGCTTTGTTTTCGGGAGTTAAATAA
- a CDS encoding GAF domain-containing protein, with translation MDQQITIPALEEVDLTNCDREPIHLSGHIQPHGVLLVVREPELEIVQVSENTQDLLGIDAESAIGQDLSLLFDKIQLEKLKACLRKENLKTVNPIKLSVERAGKYLEFDCILHREEEVLMVELELATSPENLSVFSFYHSVRATVSKIQSAPNLKELCQLTVEEIRKISGFDRVMVYQFDPEGNGAVIAEAKAEKLSPFLGLNYPSSDIPKQARQLYSLNWLRLIPDINYQPVPLVSGKNAASIQPLDLSFTVLRSVSPIHIEYLQNMGVAASMSISLIKDKKLWGLIACHNYTPKYLNYELRAACEFIGQVMSLELQSKEGNEDYDYKLHLKSILTKIFEDISTSENLSQVLVKCQHNLLEAVNAQGAAIVFGDNCYRVGETPPGEALKYLTQWVQNNLNKEIFYTDSLTKCYPEAEEFKDTASGCLAIAISPTQKIYVLWFRPEVIKTVNWAGNPNKPVEKDEDGNPRLSPRKSFELWKENVRYKSLPWKQCEIDAALELKKAMINIVLCQVDKLEKLNTALEASVAREREKTAHLKTAMSELKRAQTQLVQSERMSSLGQLVAAVAYEVTNPINFIYGNLSYANEYSQKMINLLQLYEQQYPSPSPEIQAQIEAVELEFIAEDLPKLLGSMKVGANRIREIVQSLRNFSRIDEAEIKPVDIHDGLDSALLILSNRLKPKPDRPAIHLIKEYGSLPLVECYAVQINQVFMNVLTNAIDALEDGFVNNNLSSHCGDEEESLKCGQIRIVTELCPGQKAVAVRIKDNGWGMEQKVRQKIFEPFFTTKQVGKGAGIGLAISHEIAVEQHGGKLTCISAPGEGTELIIEIPLSQTHPTPIVK, from the coding sequence ATGGATCAACAAATCACCATTCCCGCACTCGAAGAAGTTGACTTGACCAACTGCGACAGAGAACCCATTCACCTATCGGGGCACATTCAGCCACACGGGGTGCTACTTGTTGTACGAGAACCTGAACTAGAAATAGTGCAAGTCAGCGAAAATACGCAAGATTTGTTAGGAATTGATGCAGAAAGTGCGATCGGTCAAGATTTAAGCTTATTATTCGATAAAATTCAACTAGAAAAACTCAAGGCCTGTTTGCGGAAGGAAAACTTAAAAACCGTCAATCCCATTAAACTCTCTGTCGAAAGAGCAGGTAAATATTTAGAATTTGACTGCATTCTTCACCGAGAAGAAGAAGTTTTGATGGTCGAGTTAGAATTAGCCACCAGCCCCGAAAATCTTTCGGTTTTTAGCTTTTATCATTCAGTGAGAGCGACGGTCAGCAAAATTCAAAGCGCCCCGAATCTCAAGGAATTATGTCAACTGACTGTAGAAGAAATCAGGAAAATATCGGGATTTGATAGAGTTATGGTCTATCAATTTGACCCCGAGGGCAACGGCGCTGTCATCGCTGAAGCTAAAGCAGAAAAGCTGAGTCCTTTCTTAGGATTAAACTACCCCAGCTCAGATATTCCCAAACAAGCCAGACAACTGTATTCGTTAAATTGGTTGAGGTTAATCCCCGATATTAATTATCAACCAGTACCCCTTGTTTCAGGCAAGAATGCGGCTTCCATCCAGCCCCTAGACCTCAGTTTCACCGTGTTGAGAAGCGTTTCTCCCATTCACATAGAATACCTGCAAAATATGGGCGTTGCAGCTTCGATGTCCATTTCTTTAATCAAAGACAAAAAGCTGTGGGGATTGATTGCTTGTCATAACTATACACCAAAATACCTCAACTATGAATTGCGCGCCGCCTGCGAATTTATCGGGCAAGTAATGTCGTTAGAACTGCAATCAAAAGAAGGAAACGAAGACTACGACTATAAACTACACTTAAAATCTATTCTCACCAAGATTTTTGAAGACATATCCACCTCCGAAAACTTGTCACAAGTGTTAGTTAAATGTCAGCATAATTTGCTGGAAGCAGTCAACGCCCAGGGAGCAGCAATAGTATTTGGAGACAATTGCTATCGAGTCGGGGAAACACCTCCGGGAGAAGCGCTCAAATACTTAACTCAGTGGGTGCAAAATAACCTAAACAAAGAAATTTTTTATACAGACTCGCTGACCAAATGCTATCCCGAAGCTGAGGAATTTAAAGACACGGCCAGCGGGTGTTTGGCTATAGCAATATCGCCGACTCAGAAAATATACGTTTTGTGGTTTCGCCCGGAAGTAATTAAGACCGTAAATTGGGCGGGCAACCCCAACAAACCAGTTGAAAAAGATGAAGATGGCAACCCTCGACTGTCTCCTAGGAAATCCTTCGAGCTGTGGAAAGAAAATGTGAGGTACAAATCGTTGCCTTGGAAACAATGCGAAATAGACGCTGCATTGGAACTGAAAAAAGCAATGATTAATATAGTGCTTTGCCAAGTAGATAAACTAGAAAAATTAAATACAGCACTAGAAGCATCCGTCGCCCGAGAACGCGAAAAAACTGCTCATTTAAAAACAGCGATGTCCGAGCTTAAGCGGGCTCAAACTCAATTGGTGCAAAGCGAAAGAATGTCAAGTTTGGGACAGTTGGTGGCGGCGGTAGCTTATGAAGTCACTAACCCGATTAACTTCATCTACGGAAATCTTAGCTATGCTAACGAATACAGTCAAAAAATGATCAATTTATTGCAGCTTTACGAGCAGCAATATCCGTCACCTTCGCCAGAAATTCAAGCACAAATTGAAGCAGTTGAATTAGAGTTTATAGCTGAAGACTTACCGAAGTTGCTGGGTTCAATGAAAGTAGGAGCTAACCGCATCCGCGAGATAGTTCAGTCGTTGCGAAACTTCTCTAGAATTGACGAAGCAGAGATTAAACCAGTTGACATTCACGACGGATTGGACAGCGCTTTGCTGATTTTGAGCAACCGACTCAAACCGAAGCCCGATCGCCCAGCAATTCATCTCATCAAAGAATATGGCTCTCTGCCTTTGGTTGAGTGTTACGCCGTTCAAATCAACCAAGTATTTATGAATGTACTGACAAATGCAATTGATGCTCTCGAAGATGGCTTTGTCAACAATAATTTATCGTCGCACTGCGGGGACGAAGAAGAGTCACTCAAGTGCGGACAAATTCGGATTGTGACTGAACTTTGTCCCGGACAAAAAGCCGTAGCAGTTCGGATCAAGGACAACGGTTGGGGCATGGAACAAAAAGTTCGCCAGAAAATTTTTGAGCCGTTTTTTACCACAAAACAGGTGGGCAAAGGTGCGGGGATAGGTTTGGCGATTAGTCACGAAATTGCGGTAGAACAACACGGGGGCAAATTGACTTGCATTTCAGCCCCCGGAGAGGGAACCGAGTTGATTATTGAGATTCCCTTGAGCCAAACTCATCCCACACCCATTGTCAAGTGA
- a CDS encoding sugar ABC transporter permease, protein MSVTFSRRSLTPYLFLFPALFILSLTVLWPAVQAFYLSFTNYEYDLTQMPQWVGLKNFNRLWGDRTFWQTLTNTLLYLACVVPVLVVLPLGMAILCNQKLRGMNWFRAAYYTPAVISMVVAGIAWKWLFAETGLLNQLGELLGLPPVSWLANPKLAIFSVMAVTIWKGLGYYMVIYLAGLQAIPAELYEAAAIDGSDGLGKHWDITVPLMKPYLVLVAVISAISATKVFEEVYIMTQGGPRNSSKTVVYYLYERAFNDLEIGYACTIGLVLFLLILGLSILQVSLQGLTRND, encoded by the coding sequence ATGTCTGTGACTTTTTCCCGACGCTCCTTGACGCCTTATTTGTTTTTGTTTCCGGCTTTATTTATTTTGAGCTTGACTGTTTTGTGGCCTGCGGTGCAAGCTTTTTATTTGAGTTTTACCAACTACGAATATGATTTAACTCAAATGCCACAGTGGGTGGGGTTGAAGAATTTTAACAGGTTGTGGGGCGATCGCACATTCTGGCAAACTTTGACGAATACGCTGCTGTATCTCGCCTGCGTTGTGCCTGTATTGGTTGTTCTACCGTTGGGAATGGCGATTTTGTGCAACCAAAAACTTAGGGGGATGAACTGGTTTCGAGCCGCATACTACACGCCGGCGGTGATTTCAATGGTTGTCGCCGGGATTGCTTGGAAGTGGCTGTTTGCTGAGACTGGACTGCTGAATCAGTTGGGGGAATTGTTGGGTTTACCTCCTGTTTCTTGGCTGGCTAATCCGAAGTTAGCAATCTTTAGCGTCATGGCGGTTACTATCTGGAAAGGATTGGGCTATTACATGGTGATTTATTTGGCAGGGCTGCAAGCTATTCCGGCAGAACTTTATGAGGCGGCTGCTATTGATGGTTCTGATGGTTTGGGAAAGCACTGGGATATTACTGTGCCGCTGATGAAGCCTTATTTAGTTTTAGTTGCGGTGATTTCGGCGATTTCTGCTACTAAGGTTTTTGAAGAAGTTTATATTATGACTCAGGGCGGGCCTCGCAATAGTTCTAAGACTGTTGTTTATTATCTTTACGAACGAGCGTTTAATGATTTGGAAATTGGCTATGCTTGTACGATCGGGCTGGTTTTGTTTTTGCTAATTTTGGGTTTGTCGATTTTGCAAGTTAGCCTTCAGGGTTTGACTCGCAATGATTAA